The Planctomycetota bacterium nucleotide sequence CCCAGCCACACCGGCAGGAACCGCCGCCCGTCCCGCCCGCCGCGGTCGCCTCCCTGGCCGCCGCCCCCCGAGGAGGCCGCCGGCGCGAAAAGGTCGTTGAGGAGCTTCGCCGCCGCCGTGGCGTCCGCGTACCGCAGCGGATAAAGCTTCAGCCGCAGCGCCGTCGCCGTGCGGTCGTCGAGCCTCCGCAGGAGGTCCTCGATGACCTTCATGTTGTCTTCCGTGGCCGTCACGATGATGGAGTTCGTGCGCGGCTCGGCGGTGATCCGCACCATCTCGTGGGCCAGCGCCCGCGGCTGCGGCCCCTGGCCGTCCCGCCCCCGCTCCCGGTCCCCGCCGCCCCCGAACATCCGCCAGATGTTGAAGCCCGCCTGCTGGCCCGTCTGGCCCTGCACGGCCTCCTTGCGGAAGACGTCGTTGAGGACGCGCGCGACCTCCTGGGCGTCCGCGTTGCGGAGGGGAAAGACGCGGATTTTGAGCTCCGCCGAGGCGCTCACGTCGATCACCCGGAGGATCCGGACGGCCCGGTTGATGCCGTCCGAGCGCCCCACGAGAATCACGGAGTTCGAGTAGCTCGACACGCTCACCTGGCCGCCGTCGCCCATGGCCGCGCGCAGAACCTCGCCGAGCTCCCGCTGAACCTCGACCACGTTGACGGCCTTAAGAGGCACGATCTGGGTGCGCATCTGGTCGCTGACGGGAATCTCGTCCGGGTTGGAGCCGGAGTAGATTTCGAGATTCAGCCGCTTGGCGGCGTCCACGTCCTGCACCTTGAGGACCTGGCCGGGCTTGGGAAGCCCCGGCGAATAGGGGTTGAGGATGGTGGCCCCATGGCGGCGCAGCGCGGCGTTGAGGAAGTCGAGGACCTTGGAGACGGGCACCTCGGTGTCGCTCACGGCGTCGATCGTGCCCGTGACGCGCTTTTCCTGGACGAAGATCCAGCCGGTGACGGAGCTGACGTACTGGAGGACGGCGTCGGCGGAGGCGTCCTTGAACTGGAACCGGAGCTTTTTTTCCTCCGGCGCCTCCTGCCCCGCCGCCGACGCCGCGGCCCACCCGAGAACCGCCGCCGCCAGCACCCAGCTCCGCATGCCGCCTCCCCTCATTGGATCTTCGACCGCGCCTCCTCGGGCACCTCGACCTTGGCGGAACCCACGTCCTTGATCTCCACCACGGTCGTGCGGTTGACGTCCACCTCGCGCTGGCCGAACGTCATCCGGCCCTGGAGCGTGTATTCGTACTTGACGAGCATACCCTCCTTGAGGTGGAAACGCACGGTCCCCTTGGCGCCCGAAACGGCCGGCGGATTCTGCGCGCCGCGACGGCCCACGGAGAGAAGCTCCCGCACCGCCTCCTCGGAAAGCTCGCCGCCGTAGACGCCCTCGCCTTCGTCCTTGAGTTCCTTGGCCTTGTCCGCGAGGCTCTCGGCCAGCGCCGCCGGGGGCTTGAAGCCCGTCAGGCGCCGGGCCACGAAGGCCGCCGCGTCGCGCCGCCGCTCGGCGCCGCCGTCCGCCCGACGAAGCTCTTCTTCCGTCTTCCAGCCCTCGGCGGTCTTGACCGCGACCTTGGACCCCTTGACCACGGCCTCGACCGTCGTGTCGCCCTGCTTGAGCGTCAGCACCGCCGGGCCGTCCTTCTCGATGCGGCCTTCCACGGGGCCGGGCTGGAATCGCCCTTCGCGGCCTTCGCTACGGGGCGTCGAAACCCAGGCGTAGGACTGCTCCGCCAGCTTCCGCGCCGCGGCCTTGACGTCGTCCTTGGCGTCCGGAGCCGCCGCCAGAAGAGCCAGAATCGCCGCCGTCACGTTCACCATAGATTCCTCCTCCCGCTCACTGACGAGGTTCTTCTTCCGAGGACCGGTTCTTGCCCAGCCTCTTCCGGATTCTCTCCAGGACGTTTTCGGACGAGGAACCGTCCGGGGCCGGGGCGGGGGTCGCCGACGCCGCGGGAGCCGCGCCGTCGGGGAGCGCCTCGCCCGCCTTGAGCGTCACGGTTTCCTCGCCTCGCTTGAGGATCAGCCGGTCGGCCTCGACCGCCTCCACGCGGAAGTCGCCGATCGCGTCCCCGGGCCGGACGGTGCGGGGTTCCCGGAACTGCCGGAGCCGCTCCTCGTTGCGGTCCTCGAGGACGGCCGCGTGGACCCCGGCGGAAAGGTCGAGGTAGATGCCGGTGACGACGGGGGGCCGCGGCCGCGGGGGCGCCGCGGGGGCCGAAGACGCCTCGGAGCGCCGCTCCTCCCGGCGGGAGGGTTCCGGCTTCCGCGGCGGCCGCGGAGGGGAGAAGATGTTATGGCTGCGAAGGGCGGCCAGTTCCGCCGCCGAAAGCGCCGGGCGGTCGGGATCCTGCGGCTCCTCCAGCCGCGCCGAGGCCGCCTGAAGCACCAGAACCAGCGCCGTCGTCCATCCGGTCATCGCACGGTTTCCCGCCCGGGAAAGGCCCCCGGACGGCTCCCACCCTGATTGGAGCGCCCGACCGGGGACGTATTCCCGGAAATCGTCCGCTATTCAACGTACGGCCGGGGGACGCGCCCCGGGGCGCTTCCGCGAGGGGGATCGTTTTCCGGAAGCCGGCCCGGACGCGTTCCGTCCGATCGCGCCGCGCCGGAACTTGACCCTTCCCTCAGAGTGTGCAAAATTGTACACATGATCGAGGTGAGCGTGGCCCGTCTCCGCAGCCGCTTGGCGTCCCTTCTGGAAATCGCCCGCGGGGGCGAGCCCATCGTCATCCGCCGCCATGGAGCGCGGATCGCCGTCCTCACGGGGCTGCGCCCGGGACGCGACGCCGCCCGCGCGGCGTCCCTCCGCGCGATGGGCGGGCCTTCGAAGCTCCCGCGGACCCTCGACACGGGCCCCGTCGAGCCGGTGAAGCTCCGGATCCGCCCCCGCCGCGCTCCCAGCCTGGAGCTCTCGGAGGAGCGCGAGTAGCGAATGATTCGCTTCTTCGACTCCACCGGGCTCGTGAAGGCGCTCGTTCAGGAAGAGAGGGGACACCGGCAGGCCGCCTCGCTCCTGGAGGAGCCGACGGGCCTGAACCTGGGTTTCGCCACGGCGCGGATCGCCGCCCTCGAAGCCCTTTCGAAGGTCTGGAGGCTCGCCGGGGACGCCGGAGAACTGAGAAAGCTGGAGCGTCATTTCGAGAAGTTCGCCTTCTATGAGCTCGATGCGGACTACGAACTGGCACGCGAGATTATTCTCCGCACGAACCTGAAGGGGGCGGACGCGGGGATCCTCGCGGTCGCGCTCGGCGTTTCGCGATGGGAACGGGTCGCGGTTCAGTTCGTCTCCGCCGATGCGGACCCGCTCAAAGCGGCCCGGCGTCTGGCCGGAAAAGAAAAGCTTCGAGTCGTCCCGCTTCCGGGAGGACTCGCCTAGCCGCCGTCCCCCTCCGCGCTCACCCCCGCTTCGCGGGCGCCGGGGCGTACTCGATCGTCGAAACCTTGAGGTCCACGTCGAGCCGGTCCTCCCGCTCGTAATGCGACTGCACCGAAATGCGCAATGGCTTGAGAAATTCCTTCGAGTCGTGAAGCTCCCGCAAGAGATCCACGAACTGCGCCCAGGTGAGCCGGAACTTCATGTCGTAGACGTGCTCCTTGAAATCCCCCTCCTGGCGGCCCGACGCGCCCGTCCCCTGCACGTCCACCCCCACCCCGATCCGGTCGCAGATCGATCCAAGGTGCGAGTAGAAATGCGTCTGCACGTCCGGCGTGCGCGGCTTGTCCAGAAGCTCCCGGATCTTGCGCCAGCCTTCCAGGACCGAGGCGCGCCGCTCGAGAATCCCGTTCGCGCGCGCGATCTCCTCGTCCGTCCGCCGGATCTCCTCCGAAAGCCTGCGCCAGGGGTCCCACCAGAGCGCGGAGAACCCCCGGTCGGCCAGGAAAAGCCCCGCGGCCGCGAGGGCCGCCCCGAGGAGGGTTTTCGTCCGCCGGTTCATCGCGCCCCCTTCCGGCGGCCGTCCGTCCCCGCCAGTCGCGCCTCGATCGTGAAATCGTGCCGGTACTCCCCCCGGTCGGCGTTCGGAATGATCCGCTCGATCTTGATCGGCCCGAAAAGGCCCGTCTTCTCGAGCGCCGAGACGAGTTCGTAGACGGGCTTGTCGTCCCGCGCCTTGCCCTGAAGCCGCACGACCCCCGGGTCCTCGAACGTCGCCGTCACGATCCACAGCCGCGACGTGTCCACGTTGCGCCGCAGCGCCCCGAGCACCGGAAGCCACGTGTTGCGGTCCCGGTACCACTGGTGCGCCAGCGCCGTCTGGCGGCCGAGCCGGGTCACCTCCGCCACCTGAGGCTGAAGCTTCGCCAGGGCCGCACGCTTGAGTTCCAGCTCGCGCCGTTTGTCCGCCAGCGCCGCCTGGGACCAGACAAGCAGGAGCACGAGCGCCGCCCCCGCCAGCGCCCCCGCGCGGTGCAGCCGCGTCCAGCGGAACCGGCGCGGCGGCTCCGGCGGCCGCAGGAGATCCGGCAATCCCCCCGGCCGCGCCCATGCCGCGCACGCTCCCGCCGCCGGCGCCGTCTCCAGCGTCCCCGGCCCGGCCGCCTCCACCTCCCCGTCCCCGAACGCCACCACCATCCCGGCCTCGTCCGGCGGCACCCGCCCGGCCAGCGCGAACGTGCTCACGGTCGCCCCCACCACCTTCACCCCCGCCCCCTCGAGCGCCGCCACCGCCGGATCCAGCACCTCCCGCGGCACCGCCGCCAGCTGCATCCGCACCTTGCCCTCCGCACGGCCCAGCTCCACGAACGCCATGTGCACGCGCTCCGGCGGCAGCGGCAGCCGCCGCTCCGCCTGGAAACGCGCCATCGCCGCCAGCTCCTCCGGCGTCCCCTCCGGAAGCTCGAACTCCCGGAAAATCGCGTGCCTCCGGGGCACCACCACCACCGCCCGCCCCCCCGAAAGGCCGCACCGCGCCGCCGCCTCCCGCACTCCCTCCGGCCCCGAAAGCTCCGCCGTCTCCAGACGGACGATCTCCGCCCCGCGGCCGTTCGCGCGCGCGTGCGCCGCGGCCAGCCGCCGCGATCCGATCTCCACCGCCCAGAAGGCCTTCACGGTCCCACCCGCGCTTCCGGCCCCATCGCCGGATCGTACGGCATCCCGCGCCGCGTCCAGTCCGCCCAGTACACCACCCGCGGGGCGGGAGCCGCCATCTTGTCGAACACCGCCAGCATCCGCCGGAACGCCCCCGGCCGCTCCCCCGCCGGATCCCCCCGCTCCGTCCCGTACGGCGTCCCCACCCGCCCCACCGCGTGAATCCGGAACTGGTACGAACGAACCGTCACCAGGTTGGCCACCCGCTTGAGCCCCTCCGGCCCCAGATCCTCCAGAAGCCACCCGATCGTGGACAGGTCCTCCGCCCCCGAGGCGCGCCGCGCCATGAGTTTGAGCGCCACCTCGTCCGTTATTCCCGGAAGCGTCCGCAGGACCTCCCGCGATGCGGTGTTCACGTTCACCAGCCCCGGCACCTCCTCCGCGGGCCCTACCGTCACGCGGTCGACCACCTGCCGGAACCGCCCCGGCGACAGAACGTCCAGAAGATGCGCCACGCTGGGAAACGCCCCCTGGGCCGCCCGGTAGCCCAGCACCCCCTGCACCTCCCCCGGATTCAGACCCGCCGAACGAAGCTCGTCCGGACCCGCCGTGTTGAGGTTCGCCCGCCGCCCCCCCTCCAGCGTCACGTTTCGGTCCCGGCTCCAGGCCGTCACCAGCCAGAAAAGCGGAGGATCCGGCCGCGCGTTGCCCTCCAGCTCGCGACGGTCATAAAGCCCGTTGCGGTCGGCGTCCCGGCCGTACAGGATCTCCGGCGTCATGCCGCGGACGAACAGAAGTTCCTCCACCGTCTCGAACGGCGCGTTCTTGCACCGATACGGCGGGTCGAGCGAAAGATAGTACCCGTCCTCCGCCCCGTTGGGCCCGGGCGTGGAATCGGCGTCGCGCCAGTCGAGGATGGAATCGGCGATCTCCTCGGTCATCCCGGGCAGAAGGAGAAGCACCTCCTTGGGCGCGGTATTGAGGTTGATCTTCGACGCCTCGTCGTCCAGACCCCAGTACATCCGCGGATCGTCCCCCCACGAGGGGCGCATCACCGTCACCGCTCCTTCGCCCAGCGGGAACTCGAAGAAGCGGAACGGGTCGTCCGCCCAGGGATCCGTCAGCTCCTGCCACGGCTTGGGATCGTTGAGGACCGTGGACGCCGCCAGGTCGATCGCGCTCCAGGCCAGCTGCTCCGCCTTGCGGTCGTCGGCGAACCGGTGGGCCAGCGCGTACTCCGCCCCCATCTCGCCCAGAAAGGCATAAAGAAGCAGCGTCAGCGCGGCCAGGACCCAGAGCGCCACCACCAGCACCACTCCGTCCCGCCGCATGCGCGGTCACTCCTCCGGCGGCTGCTCGGCCGCCACCGGCAGATACACCCGCGTCAGGAACCGCTCCACCACTTCCTCCCCCCGCCATTCGCCCCGCACCCAAAGCGTCGCCTCGACCGCCCGCGGAAGCTTCCCCACCGCCGCCGAATCCCATTCCTCCCGCCACTCGCCCTCGTCGAAGTACCGAAACCCCAGCCCCACCACCTCGGGAGCGACCTCCTCGACGTTCTCCGGACGGCCCGCCTCGACCGTCTCCGCCGTCAGCGCCGCCCGGCGCTCCCGCACGAGTCCCCGCCGGCCGGCTCCGGTTCCTTCCTCTATAATCCAGTAAGACACGGCCCCCAGATCGATGCCTCCCGGGACCGCCTCGGTCGCCGTCACGAACTCCAGCCGGTCCCGGCGGAGCGCCTCCGTTCCCCCCTTCGTCCCTCGGAAGCCGGCGTCGAAGGCGCGGCTCGGCCGGACGGCCGCCCGCAGATCCCCTTCGAGCCTCCGCAGGACCGCCCGGGCGGCCTGGGAGATTTCCGCCAGCGCCTCCGCCCGCGAGGAAAGCGAGCGGCCCGCCCGAAAGAGCGCATACGCCGCTCCCAGGACGACCGCCGAAATCGAAAGCGCCAGGAGCAGCTCCAGGAGCGTGAACCCTCGCGGCCTCCTCATGGAGCCTGCGTCCTTTCCCGCAGGAGGCGCGTTACCGCGAGCGTGCGCTCCTGCCCGCGCTCCTCCCAGCGGACTACGATCGTCAGAAGCACGAGCCCCGGTTCGTACGTCTCCGGCCGCGCCTCCCAGGCGAACTCCGGTTCGTCCTCGAAGCGCCCCTCGGCGGCCCGGTCGGCCGCGCGTTCCCCCGCCTCGAACTCCGCGACCACCCGGCCGGCCACGAGCGCCGCGCGCGTGACGTTCCGCGCCGCGCTGGAGGCCCGCCCCGCCGAGAAGATCCCCTGCGCCAGCACCGTCAGCGCCGCCGCCGTCACGACCAGCGCCACGATCACCTCGACCAGGGTGAAGCCTCGCCGCGCCCCGTTCACGGCGGTCCCTCCGGCCGTTCCAGGAAGATCCGGCCCGCGGCCCCCGCCACGCGCACCACGGCGCGGTCGCCCCGGTCGTTCGAAAGCGTCACCGCCGCCGGGCGCGCCGTGCCGTCCGGCCGGAATTCGAGGTACCTCCGGCCGTCCTCTCCCGGCGCGAATCCCTCGAGAGAAAGCTCCACGCCCTCGGGAAGCTCCTCGCCCGCCCAGAGGCCCGCCAGGGGCTCGAACACGCCCGGCTCCCGGAAGGGGCGCGCCTCGCGGACCAGGCCGTAGCGGCGCCCGGCGGGGTCGTAGACGAAGCGATGCACCAGCCCCGTCGAGGCCGCCTCCCCCCGGGCGTGAAGGAGCCAGGCCACCATCCGGCGCGCCGTCGTGCGCACCCGCCACGAGGGCATGAAGTCCGAGAAGCGCGGGACCAGAAGCCCCGCGATCAGCGTGATGAGGATCATCACGAGCACCAGCTCGAAGAGCGCCAGCCCCCGGACGGACGCGCGCCGCACGGCTATTTCTCGATGTCGTCCTCGGTGCCCGGCTGTCCGTCGGGCCCGGCGGAATAGAGGTCGTAGCCCTGGGTGTTTCGTTCGCCGGGGAAGCGGTAGAGGTAAGGGTTGCCCCAGGGGTCCTTGGGAAGCTCGCGGCCGTCGATGTAGGGTCCCTTCCAGCTCTTGGGCTCCGGGGCGCTCGAAGGTTTCACCAGGAGCGCCGCCAGCCCCTGCTCGGTCGTGGGGAACCGGCCGCTGTCCACCTCGTAGCGGTCGAGCGCGCCCGCCAGGGTCTTCAGGTCCGCCTTCGCGGCGGCGATGCGGGCGTCCTCCGAGCGGCCGGCCAGCTTGGGCACCACGATGGCCGCCAGGATCCCGATGATGACGACGACGAGCAGCAGTTCGATCAGCGTGAAGCCCCCGCGGGGGCGGCGGCGGCGGTGACGGCGGTTCATGACGGTCTCCTTCCTCATCGAATCATGCTCGACAGGCTGAACACCGGAAGCAGCATCGAAATGACCACGAATCCCACGAGGGCGGCCATGAGCACCAGGAGCGCCGGTTCGAAGAGCGCCACGAAGACCCGCACGGCCCGGTCCACCTGGGCGTCGTAGGAATCGGCCACCTGAAGGAGCACCTCGTCGAGGTTTCCGCTTTCCTCGCCCACGGCGATCATGTCGGTCACCATCGGAGGGAACGACCGGGTGCGCCGGAGGATCTCGGCGAGGCTGCGGCCCTGGCGGACGCCGGCGGCCGCCTCGTCCACGTCGTCCCGCAGGATCGCGTTGCCCAGGGCCTCCTTGGAAATGGAGAGAGCCTCGAGGATCGGGACGCCGCTTTTGAGGAGCGTGCCGAGCGTGCGGGCGAAGCGGGCCACGGCGCTTTTGCGGACGACTTCGCCGAAAAGGGGCGCCCGCAGCCGCAGGCGGTCGAGGACCCGCCGGCCCCGCCGGGTTTCCCCCGCGCGGCGCCCCAGGACCATCGCGACGGCCAGGCCTCCCAGAAGGAACGGCCAGCCGTCCCGCACGAACGACGAAGCGGCCATCACGATCCGCGTGGGGACCGGCAGGTCGTCCCCCAGCTTCGCGAAGATCTCGCTGAAGCGGGGGATGAAGAAGACCATGAGGAAGCCCACGGCGAAGGTGCCGATGACGATGAGGAGCGCCGGGTAGGCGAGGGCCGAGGCGATGCGGCTGCGGAGCTCCTCGTCCTTTTCGAGGAAGGACGCCAGCCGCCGCAGGGCGTCCTCCAGGAACCCGCCGGTCTCGCCCGCGCGGACCATGCTCGCGTAGAGGGGCGGGAAGAGGCGGGGGAACCGGCCGAGCGCCTCGTGAAGGGAGCTTCCGGCGGAGACCGCCTTTTCGATCTCGGCGACCACGCCGGAAAGCTCCTGGTTGGAGGTCTGCGCGGCGAGCGTCCGGAGCGCCCGGTTGAGGGGCACGCCCGCCTTGAGGAGGTCGCCGAGCTGGCGGGTGAAGAGCGCCACGTCGGCCCTGCGGGCGCGACGGCGGCCGCGCCGGGCGGCGGGCGCGGGGGCGGCTTCCGTCTCGTCGCGGGACGAAAGCTCCAGGGGGAAAACCCCCATGCGGCCGAGCGAATCCAGCGCCCCCCGCTCGCTTTCCGCCTGGAGGATCCCCGTGACGATCGACCCGTCCTCCTTCTTCGCCTTGTACGTGAATTGCGGCATGGGCGGCTAATACTTGTCGGCCTTCGTGATCCGGAAGACCTCCTCGGGCGTGGTCACCCCGGCGCGGACGCGGTCCCAGCCGTCCTCGCGGAGCGTCCGCATCCCGCGCTCGACCGCGTAGCGCTTCAGGCGCGCGGCGCTTTCGCGGCGCAGGATCATCTCGCGCACGGCGTCGTCCACGACCATGAGCTCGAACAGGCCCACGCGGCCGCGGTAGCCCGTGCCGCGGCAGGCGTCGCAGCCGGCGCCCCGGAAGAAGGACCGCAGATCCGCCGGCAGGGCGTCCGCGAATTCCCCGTCCCGCGCCCGCACCTCCCGGCGGCAGGCGGAGCAGACCTTCCGGACGAGCCGCTGGGCGAGCAGCCCTTCGACCGTGCTGGCCACGAGGAAGGGCTCCAGTCCCATGTCCAGAAGCCGGGTCACCGCGCTCGGGGCGTCGTTCGTGTGGAGCGTGGAGAAGACCAGGTGCCCCGTGAGGGCGGACTGGACGGCGATCTCGGCCGTCTCGAGGTCGCGGATTTCGCCGATCATGACGATGTCCGGGTCGTGCCGCAGGATGGCGCGCAGCCCCGCCGCGAAGGTGAGTCCCGTCCGGGCGTTCACCTGGATCTGCTTGATTCCCGGAAGCTGGTATTCGACGGGGTCCTCGATCGTGATGATCTTGTCCTCGATCGTGTTGATCTTCTGGAGCGCGGCGTAGAGGGTCGTGGTCTTGCCGCTCCCGGTGGGCCCGGTGACCAGAAGGATCCCGTGCGGTTCGGCGATCAGGCCCCGGAAGCGTTCGAGCACTCCGGGGGGCATGCCGAGTTCCTCGAGGGAGATCGCCATGTTGGCCCGGTCGAGGAGCCGCAGGCAGACCCCTTCGCCCCAGACGTTGGGAATGACCGACACGCGCACGTCGATTTCCCGTCCCAGGAGATCCAGGCGCAGGCGTCCGTCCTGGGGCAGCCGTTTTTCGGCGATGTTGAGCCCCGCCATGATCTTCAGGCGCGAGACGATGGCGGCCTGGAAGCGCTTGATTTCCGGCGGAATGGGCACCCGGTGGAGGACGCCGTCGATCCGGTAGCGGATCCTGAGCTCGTTCTCCATGGGCTCGACGTGGATGTCGCTGGCGCGGTCGCGGACCGCCTCGGTGAAGATCTGGTTGACGAACTTGACGAGGGCGGCGTCCTCGGCCAGAGCGGCCTCGTCGGCGGGGCCGGCGGGCGCGGCGGCGGCTTCCTCCCGGGCCGCGTCCACCATCCGGTTGACCTCGTCGGCGGCGACCCCGTAGTGGAGCTTGATCAGCCGTTCGATCTCGGCGGGGCGGGCGAGCACCGGCTCCACGTCGCAACCGAGCAGCAGCCGCAGGTCGTCCAGGGCCTCCAGGTCCAGGGGATCCGAAACCGCCACGCGCACGGCCCCGTTCGTGCGCTCGAGGGGCAGGACCTTGCGTTCGAAGACGGTCTTGACGATGCCGGGGCGCGCCAGGCCCGCGTCCACGCGCGCTTCGGAGAGATCCACGAGGGGCAGGCGCATCTGCTCGGCGAGGGCCGAAAGGACCTCCTCCTCGCGGGTCCAACCCAGGCGGACCAGCGTCTGGCCGATCCGCTCTCCGGGTTCGCGGAGGCGGAGGGCTTCGCGGACCTGCTCGTCGGTGACGGCGCCGCGGCGGCGGAGAATTTCTCCCAGGAGCATCGATGGAGATCCTACCGCGCAATTAGACCCCTCCGGGAGGCTTTTTCTTCCCGTCGGCCGGGCGCCGGGGCGACATGTTTCCATACCTTAACGCCATCTAAAAACAGGGGGGCGGGATTCTCCGTGCGTGGGAGGTCGGACCATGCATCTTTCGCGCCGCCATTTCCTGCGCGCCTCGGCCGCCTTCGGGGCGGGTTTCCTGGGCCTGAGGGAGCTTCTCGGTCAGGAGCGAAGCGCCCGGGCGCCCGGGTATGGGGAGCTCGTCCCGGATCCCGCGCGGATCCTGGACCTGCCCCCCGGCTTTTCCTACCGGATCCTCTCCCGGACGGGGGAGACGATGGACGACGGATTCCGGGTTCCGGCGGCCCACGACGGCATGGCCGCCTTCCCGGGTCCGGACGGGCTGACGATCCTCGTGCGCAACCACGAGATCAAGCCTCCGTCCCGGCACGGCCCCTTCGGCGAGCGCGCGGAGCTTTTCCCGAGAATCGACCGGGCCAAGGTGTACGACCCGGCCGGGCCCGGCCCGGGGGGGACGACGACCCTCGTTTACGACACCCGCGAGCGCAGGCTTGTCCGGCACTTCCTGAGTCTGGCGGGAACCTGGCGCAACTGCGCCGGCGGCCCTACGCCGTGGGGGAGCTGGATCACCTGCGAGGAGACGACCGAGCGGGCGGGCGCGAAAGGCGCCGGAAAGGATCACGGGTACGTCTTCGAAGTCCCCGCCGCGGCCGAGCCGCGCCTGGCGGACCCGGTTCCGATCCGCGCGATGGGGCGCTTCAACCACGAGGCGGTCGCGGTCGATCCCCGCAGCGGGGCGGTCTATGAAACCGAGGACCGCAGCG carries:
- a CDS encoding secretin N-terminal domain-containing protein, yielding MRSWVLAAAVLGWAAASAAGQEAPEEKKLRFQFKDASADAVLQYVSSVTGWIFVQEKRVTGTIDAVSDTEVPVSKVLDFLNAALRRHGATILNPYSPGLPKPGQVLKVQDVDAAKRLNLEIYSGSNPDEIPVSDQMRTQIVPLKAVNVVEVQRELGEVLRAAMGDGGQVSVSSYSNSVILVGRSDGINRAVRILRVIDVSASAELKIRVFPLRNADAQEVARVLNDVFRKEAVQGQTGQQAGFNIWRMFGGGGDRERGRDGQGPQPRALAHEMVRITAEPRTNSIIVTATEDNMKVIEDLLRRLDDRTATALRLKLYPLRYADATAAAKLLNDLFAPAASSGGGGQGGDRGGRDGRRFLPVWLG
- a CDS encoding type II toxin-antitoxin system prevent-host-death family antitoxin, whose product is MIEVSVARLRSRLASLLEIARGGEPIVIRRHGARIAVLTGLRPGRDAARAASLRAMGGPSKLPRTLDTGPVEPVKLRIRPRRAPSLELSEERE
- a CDS encoding prepilin-type N-terminal cleavage/methylation domain-containing protein; amino-acid sequence: MRRPRGFTLLELLLALSISAVVLGAAYALFRAGRSLSSRAEALAEISQAARAVLRRLEGDLRAAVRPSRAFDAGFRGTKGGTEALRRDRLEFVTATEAVPGGIDLGAVSYWIIEEGTGAGRRGLVRERRAALTAETVEAGRPENVEEVAPEVVGLGFRYFDEGEWREEWDSAAVGKLPRAVEATLWVRGEWRGEEVVERFLTRVYLPVAAEQPPEE
- a CDS encoding prepilin-type N-terminal cleavage/methylation domain-containing protein — encoded protein: MNGARRGFTLVEVIVALVVTAAALTVLAQGIFSAGRASSAARNVTRAALVAGRVVAEFEAGERAADRAAEGRFEDEPEFAWEARPETYEPGLVLLTIVVRWEERGQERTLAVTRLLRERTQAP
- a CDS encoding GspH/FimT family pseudopilin; the encoded protein is MRRASVRGLALFELVLVMILITLIAGLLVPRFSDFMPSWRVRTTARRMVAWLLHARGEAASTGLVHRFVYDPAGRRYGLVREARPFREPGVFEPLAGLWAGEELPEGVELSLEGFAPGEDGRRYLEFRPDGTARPAAVTLSNDRGDRAVVRVAGAAGRIFLERPEGPP
- the gspG gene encoding type II secretion system major pseudopilin GspG — translated: MRKETVMNRRHRRRRPRGGFTLIELLLVVVIIGILAAIVVPKLAGRSEDARIAAAKADLKTLAGALDRYEVDSGRFPTTEQGLAALLVKPSSAPEPKSWKGPYIDGRELPKDPWGNPYLYRFPGERNTQGYDLYSAGPDGQPGTEDDIEK
- a CDS encoding type II secretion system F family protein, with protein sequence MPQFTYKAKKEDGSIVTGILQAESERGALDSLGRMGVFPLELSSRDETEAAPAPAARRGRRRARRADVALFTRQLGDLLKAGVPLNRALRTLAAQTSNQELSGVVAEIEKAVSAGSSLHEALGRFPRLFPPLYASMVRAGETGGFLEDALRRLASFLEKDEELRSRIASALAYPALLIVIGTFAVGFLMVFFIPRFSEIFAKLGDDLPVPTRIVMAASSFVRDGWPFLLGGLAVAMVLGRRAGETRRGRRVLDRLRLRAPLFGEVVRKSAVARFARTLGTLLKSGVPILEALSISKEALGNAILRDDVDEAAAGVRQGRSLAEILRRTRSFPPMVTDMIAVGEESGNLDEVLLQVADSYDAQVDRAVRVFVALFEPALLVLMAALVGFVVISMLLPVFSLSSMIR
- the gspE gene encoding type II secretion system ATPase GspE; the protein is MLLGEILRRRGAVTDEQVREALRLREPGERIGQTLVRLGWTREEEVLSALAEQMRLPLVDLSEARVDAGLARPGIVKTVFERKVLPLERTNGAVRVAVSDPLDLEALDDLRLLLGCDVEPVLARPAEIERLIKLHYGVAADEVNRMVDAAREEAAAAPAGPADEAALAEDAALVKFVNQIFTEAVRDRASDIHVEPMENELRIRYRIDGVLHRVPIPPEIKRFQAAIVSRLKIMAGLNIAEKRLPQDGRLRLDLLGREIDVRVSVIPNVWGEGVCLRLLDRANMAISLEELGMPPGVLERFRGLIAEPHGILLVTGPTGSGKTTTLYAALQKINTIEDKIITIEDPVEYQLPGIKQIQVNARTGLTFAAGLRAILRHDPDIVMIGEIRDLETAEIAVQSALTGHLVFSTLHTNDAPSAVTRLLDMGLEPFLVASTVEGLLAQRLVRKVCSACRREVRARDGEFADALPADLRSFFRGAGCDACRGTGYRGRVGLFELMVVDDAVREMILRRESAARLKRYAVERGMRTLREDGWDRVRAGVTTPEEVFRITKADKY
- a CDS encoding alkaline phosphatase PhoX; the protein is MHLSRRHFLRASAAFGAGFLGLRELLGQERSARAPGYGELVPDPARILDLPPGFSYRILSRTGETMDDGFRVPAAHDGMAAFPGPDGLTILVRNHEIKPPSRHGPFGERAELFPRIDRAKVYDPAGPGPGGTTTLVYDTRERRLVRHFLSLAGTWRNCAGGPTPWGSWITCEETTERAGAKGAGKDHGYVFEVPAAAEPRLADPVPIRAMGRFNHEAVAVDPRSGAVYETEDRSDGLLYRYLPEEPGRLARGGRLQALKVKDKPGLTTRNDGKGPSVPLGAPLDVEWVDLEDVESPGDDLRRQGFARGAAAFSRGEGIWYGRGAVYFACTSGGRNKKGQIWRYVPSPEEGRPGEARAPGRLELFVEPNDDTLLENCDNLTVAPWGDLVVCENAKKEQHVVGVTPEGRFYNLARNPRGDSEFAGACFSPDGSTLFVNIQKAGLTVAIAGPWRGA